TACCCCAGTTAAAGATGTTTGAGGTTTGCATTTCGCTCAATTCATGAAGATTGAACTGTTGAGTAACTGCAAAAATCGAGATGATTACAAAGAGAGTGGGTATTTCATAGCTTACAAGCTGTGAAGCGGATCTCATTGAACCCATGATTGAGTATTTGTTGTCTGAAGCCCATCCGGCAAATACGATGCCTGCTACAACATATCCGGATATTGCAACCATGAACAAAACTCCAAGGTTGATATTTGTACCAATATATACCGATGTAAATGGAAGTGCGGCATAAGCTGCGTAGCTCCCGAGAAACACAACGATAGGTGCTATCAAAAAGAGTTTTTTGTCTGCTCCTGAGGCAACAATATCTTCTTTCTGCATCAGTTTAAGAATATCCGCTGTCGTCTGAAACCAGCCACCGGGACCTGTTCTGTTTGGACCTACACGGTTCTGGATCCAGGCGGATATTTTTCGTTCTGCAAAAACTGCCATCAGCGCAAAAGGAATAATAAACACGAGCGGCACGATGGCGTAAAGGAGAATTAAAAGAAAGTCCCATAAATTAAACATTGTCATCTGTCGATCTCTCCCAAAACAATATCAAGACTGCCGAGAATTGCTACAACATCACTAACCATGTGTCCTGTGGCAATTTCGGAGAATACGCTTAAATTTACAAAAGAAGGAGGACGCACTTTTACTCTTGCAGGTTGCAGTCCGCCTTTACTGATTATAAAATAACCGAGTTCACCTTTAGGATTTTCAACTCTTGCGTAAGCGATTCCTTCGTTTGGTTTCACTCTCTTGGGAATGGCAGAAGTTACATCACCTTCAGGGATCTGTTCGATTGCCTGTTCCAGAATCCGGAGACTCTGTTCCAGTTCCAATACACGGACATAGTATCTGTCCCAACAGTCGCCTAGAGTACCGGCGAGACCTTGACCAACCGGCACATCGAAATCGAACCTGTTGTAGATGGAATAAGGATCATTTTTGCGGATATCCCATTTGAATCCGGAACCTCTTAAGCTTGGACCGGAAACTCCATAATTAACAGCAAGATCGACAGGAAGTACACCTATGTTGGCGGTTCTTTCGATAAATATCTTGTTATAAGTCAACAGACCGTTAAGTTCTTCAACTTTTGGTCTAAAATATTCGATAAATTCTTTAGTTAATCTTAAAAAGTCAGGATGAAGATCATGAGATACCCCACCAACCCATATATAATTGTATAGCAGTCTTGCACCGCAGGTGATCTCGAAAAGATTGAGGATTTTTTCTCTGTCACGGAATGTGAACAAAAACGGTGTGAAAGCTCCGACATCGAGTCCGAAAGTTCCGAGAGCAACAAGGTGCGAAGCAATCCGCTGTAATTCACTCATAATTACACGAATGTATTCAACTCTCTCAGGAATTTCTATTTTAAGGAGTTTTTCGACTGCAATCACATAACCGAGCTCATTATTCATGGCAGCAAGGTAATCCATACGGTCGACATAGGGAATTACCTGAGGGTATGTCATTGCTTCGCAATGTTTTTCGAAGCACCTGTGCAGATAACCAAGATGTGGTTCTGCATGGATGATCTTTTCACCATCTATTTTAAGTTCCACACGGAGAACACCGTGAGTAGACGGGTGTTGTGGTCCCATGTTAAGGACCATTTCATCAGTTTTTAAGTTTGAAGCTATTTTATTCGTCATGGCAGTTTTTAGTAAGGCACTTTCATTCCGTGATAAAATTCCGGATTTTTATAATCTTTTCTGAGGGGGTATCCAAATTCCCAGTCGTAAGGCATCAGGATTCTGATAAGATTGGGGTGACCCTCGAAAATGATACCATACATGTCAAAAGCTTCCCGTTCATGCCAGTCGGCACATCTCCAAACGGAGGAGACAGACTGAGTGACAGGATTTTCCCTTTCGACGGACACTCTCAGGGTCAATTTGTGTACGAGGGATGTGGATTCGATATGGTAGTAGACACTCAATGTGCCACCCTGAATCTCGAATGACTCATCTTCGTGCTTGATTTTCTCACCATTCTCATCATCCGCACCTGAAAGCAGAATAAGTGAGTCGAATTTCAACTCTCCTTCGGTGGCAAGAAAATTGCAAACATCTTTTATAATAAGGGGATTCACAAGAATGACATCTTCGGTGCCTTCTTTGCGGGCTTCGATATCTGATTCCCCGGTAAATTTAGATTTTAATAGTTCAACGAGTTCTTCGAATGTTTTCATCTGTTTATGCCGATTTAATCAAAGATTCATTTCTGATTTTTTCCTGAAGCTTTAACAGGCCTTCGAGAAGGGCTTCGGGTCTTGGAGGACAGCCGGGGACATATACATCAACAGGAATCACTCTGTCGACACCTTTTAATACATGATATCCGTGTTCCCAGTATGGACCGCCGCAATTTGAACAACTGCCCATGGAAATTACATATTTTGGATCGGGCATCTGTTCGTAAATTCTTTTGATTCGGGTAGCCATCTTCAGGGTAACGGTTCCTGATATAATAATAACATCAGATTGTCTCGGGCTTGGTCTGGGAATCACACCAAATCTGTCAAAATCGTAATGTGAAGCTGAAGTTGCCATCATTTCTATAGCACAGCAAGCCAAACCAAAAGTTGTTTGCCAAATTGAAGAGAGGCGAGCCCAGTTCAATAGAGCTTCAAGATTTGTAACAACTATGTTCTCTTGAAGAAATTCTTTATCGAGTACACCCATTATACCATCTCCTTTTCAATCTTCTTTACGGTTGCTGTCGGATCTTTTACTTTCTGATTGGCTACTACATCTTCATATGTAAACCAGTCGAGATCACCTTTCCTCCATTCGTACACGATACCAACACCAAGTACGATAAGGAAAAAGAGACCCAGCAGGAGACCAAAAAGTCCGTAATTCAGATAAGCTGCAACCCAGGGGATTACGAGAACCAGTTCTACACCGAACACGAGGTATAAAAGTGCAACCACATAAAATCTGACATTATATTTAATGTAAGGTACACCTTGGGTTTCTTCACCGCACTCATATACCTGCATCTTTTCAAAGGTGGGGCGAGTGGGTCTTAAGAGGTAGGCGGTAAAAATAGCCACAATACTAAACAGGACGGCTATCAGGATAAAAGCTACAATATATTGTAAATCGTAAGACATATTGTTCTGATTTTTTTCAACAAATTTGCATCGTTAGTACTAACAGACTATCTCAATTAATAAATATTAATAATCTGTTTTACTAAATTACAAAAAATATTCAGAATAAAATATCTTGTTCAAAAAAAAATTACATTTTTTCTGATTTTTCTCTTTCTGAATCTAATTAAGTATTATTGTAAGGAATAATTTTTATTTTATGCAAATCAGACCGACTAAAGCCTTAATTAATCTTTCAAATCTTGCTCATAATTATATGGTCATCTCCGGGCTTGTCCAGCCGGCAAAAATAATTGCGGTTGTGAAGGCAGACGCTTACGGACACGGAGCCCATAAGATTGTTGAAAAACTCATCACATTGAAGAATCCTCCGGAGTTATATGCCGTTGCTACTGTTGAAGAAGTCATCGATTTGACAATTTCCTTCCCGGAAGCCCGGTTTCTGGTTTTTGAACCCTTTAACTTAACCATGATTAAATCGATTGGGAAATACCGCTATGAAGTTACGGTATCCTCGTTCGATCAACTTGAGTATATTAAAAGTTCAGGACTGCAGGAGAGGCTTGGAGTACATATTAAAATAGACACCGGAATGGGCAGACTGGGATTTAAGACAGACGAGGTTGATCGATTATTAAAGGTATTACCCGCAATTAATATAATAAGTATTAAAGGTGTGTACACTCATTTTGCTACCTCCGATGAACCTGACAGGAAGTTCACCTGTCTGCAGATTGAGAGATTCGAAGCAGTGCTTCGTAAATTCAAAGCAGCCGGCATAGAGACAGGAATGGTGCACGCATCGAACTCAGGTGGGATATTCGACTACCCACAGGCACATTTTGATGCAGTCAGACCAGGGATAGCCTTATATGGTTACTATAAAAATGAGGAAACCTCAACAAACCTTGGTTTGAAGCCGGTGATGTCGATTGTCGGTTCCCTTTCAACCGTAAAGCGGTTTGCTGCCGGGGAGAGCATCAGTTATGGTAGAAAATATATCCTAAAAAAAGACAGTTGGATCGGATCAATCTCCATTGGTTATGCAGATGGAATCAGGAGGTCGCTGGGTAGCAGGATCTATTGTCTAATAAATGGCAAAAAGTATTCTCAGGCAGGTACGATAACAATGGACAGAATTATGATTGATCTTAAGGATGACGAATACCCGATCGGTCAGGAAGTTGTAATTCTCTCAGACGATCCAAAATCAGATTCAAGCTGTTGGAAGTGGTGCTCAGAACTGGATACGATTCCATATGAGATTACAACAGGCATCTCAAAGCGTGTCCCAAGGGTTTACGAAAGCTAAAATGGACATAGTAAAAAATTACATAATCAGTGCGATTAACGAAGCCTCGAATAAACTGAGACTGAACCCGGAAAAAATTCAGATATTGAACAGTCTTGAAGAATGGATTTCGAGCAGAGAGAATCTGAATGCTGACATTCAGGTACTTAAGCGGATTACAGAAACTTCGAAACTTTCCATTCGGCTACAGGATATCACAAATTATTTGAGTTTCGAAAAAATTGACTATAAAAAGTTTTCTGAAAAGTTTCTCGAGCACAGTCTGTTTCTTGTTGCAGATCTCGATTTCCTTCTGCTCAGTGTAAATACTCTTTCATTCAAAAAAATTCTTAACAGGGTCGAAACCCTCAAAAGTCTTAAGATGGAAGAACAGAGCCATAATCTAAAAATTGAACTTGACCAGGCAGCAGAGGAATTCCAAAAGGTTCAAAAAGCCGCATCAGGTAAAAGATCAATGAAAATAGAAAAAAAATTAGAACCTGAATTGCCTTTAATCTATGAAGATCCTCCAAAAAAAGAGAAGAGAAAGTTAATCGAAGAGGAAAGGGATTTCCTTTATGCCCCGTTAAAGGATTTGGAAGAACTTTTGCAAAGAATGAAAAAAGAGGATTTCAGAAGCAGCGAGGTTTTTAGATTTTCGGACATTTTCGAGGAAAGATTAAAATTCTGCAAACTTCACGGATTGAAAGAACTAATCGATGCATACAGCAATCTTGCCGGTGCTCTCTTACTTATATATAATAAGGAAATGACTGTCAATAAAGATATTCTTGATTATTTCAGAGCAGCGATGATTGTGGTGGTTACCGAAATTCGCGGACTCGATCATGACATTACAGAATACAGATTGCGAAACCAGTTGTTCACTGAAAGTTTAAAAGTTTACAAAGGATCACAAAAATGAATATTTACGCTATTATAATGGCTGGTGGTGTCGGTTCCAGATTTTGGCCCCGCAGTCGTGAAAAAAAACCTAAACAGCTCCTCAATTTGTTTGATGATGAATCTCTGATAAGGAAAACGGTAACGCGCCTCGATGGTTTGGTGCCATCTGAGAATATTCTTGTAATAACAAATACGGTTCAGGCTGACTCAATCGCGGAAGAGCTTCCATGGATTCCGAGAGAAAACATAATTGCAGAACCATATGGCAGAAATACTGCTGCTTGTGTGGCATTGAGTGCGATTTTAGTGGCTAAGAAAGACCCTGAAGCAGTTTGTTTTGTTTTACCTGCAGATCATCTGATTACAAATACGGCCAAATTCAAAGAAGATCTGTTAAAAGCCGCAAACTATGCTTTCAACAGTCATGGACTGGTCACCCTGGGAATCCCTCCGTCAAGACCTGAGACCGGATACGGCTATATACAAATTGAGAATAACGAGAAAAACCCTGAAGTTTTTAAAGTGGCAACATTTGCTGAAAAGCCCAACTATTCCACAGCCGTCAGATTTCTTAAATCCGGTGATTTTATGTGGAACAGTGGAATGTTTATTTGGAAGGCATCTGTGATTCTTGAAGAGATTAATATTTTCCTTCCTGAACTTGCCAAACACATGAGAGACCTCTCAAATTATCTTTATACAAATGAGTTTGCTGAACATCTTGAAAAAGCTTACAGCCAGATCAAAAGTATTTCGATTGATTACGGGATAATGGAAAAATCTCACAGGGTGTTTCTGATAAAAGCCTCGTTCGACTGGAGTGATGTTGGCAGTTGGGAAGAAGTCTATCAACTAAGTGAAAAAGATGAGAGAGGTAATGCTGCAGTAGGAGAAGTGTTTACCAATATGACTCACGATTCCTATATTTACTCTCCAAATAAATTCACTTCTGTAATAGGGGTGGATAACCTGATAATCATTAATACAGAGGATTCACTCCTTGTTTGCAGAAGAGATCAGGCACAGGAAGTGAAGCAAATAGTCGATTATCTTAAACACAATAACAAAACAGAATTGCTCTGATGAAAAGACTTATTACTGAAGATTTTGTAATTGCCGCCGCAAAACGGGGTGAGAAAGAACTCGTTGTGTGCAGGAATTGTGTGATTACTCCCTTGGCTCACGATAGAATCAAATCTCTGGGGATGGCAATCGTCGACGAGTCGCAGAAATCAACCGGTTCGACCATTGCGCCAGTCTATAATCTTCGGGTAATTATTGGTGGCGATCATACAGGTTTCGCACTTCGCAAAATCATTTCGAATTTTCTTAAAGAAAAGGGGATTGTTGTTGAGGATGCAGGCTCTTATTCCGCAGATGCCTGTGATTACCCTGATTTTGCAAAAGAGGTTGCGCTTGCAGTAAAGACCAAAGGATTCAACTTTGGAATCGTGGTGGATGCAACCGGAATCCCGTCCTGCATCACTGCGAACAAGTTCAAAGGCATAAGAGCTGCCACATGTTATAATGAATTTTCCGCGAGAAGTGCCAGAGAGCATAACGATGCAAACATACTGGCACTCGGGGCAAAAACCCTCGGGGAAGAGACAATTAAATCGATTATAAATACCTGGTTATCGGCTGAATTTCTGGGTGACCGGCACCAAAAAAGACTGGATAAAATAAGCAAAATTGAAGAACTTAATTTCCGTTCCTGAAAAAAACTGTTAAATTTTTGCCAAACCATCCAATAAATTATATATTTCGAATGTGGTTTTGATATTTTATTACTATTTTTGGATATCAGAATAATCCGTTCTTGAATTTACCCCCGGTAAGTTCTCCCTGTTTACAATAAATAATTCTTTTCACGATTCCACCCGTTCTGTAGTTTCTTGCGGGAAATAACTTGATTATTACTAAAGTCTCTGTCACATCTGTAGCACAGTTAAAAAATCACATATTCCTTCTAAAATGTAATTCTTCCCGGTTAAGCAGTGAGTTTAAAGCCGGGCAGTTCGCAAATATCAAGGTCAGCGATTCTTCATTTCCCTTATTACGCCGTCCTTTTTCCATCTGCGATATTGATCAGGATAACATCTGTTTTATGTTTACAGTACATGGTGAAGGAACCAAAAACCTTTCTGATAAGAAACAGGGCGACTTGATTGATGTTATTGCACCTTTGGGAAAAGGATTCGGGATTGATGAAGATTTCGACCACGCAATAATCATTGCCGGAGGAATCGGTGTAGCTCCATTTCCTCTTCTCACAAAAAGACTGGCCGGGAAAAAGGTGACGACTTTCTTGGGGGGCCGAAGTACAAATGATATTGTAACGTATGGACTTGAGAATATGAAAATCGCCACTGATGATGGTTCAATGGGGGTCAAGGGAAATGTAGTCGATTTGTTCGCCACACACCTCGATGAATTGAGGGATGAGAAAATGAAAGTTTTTGCCTGCGGACCAACACCGATGTTGAGGGTTTTACAACAATTACTTCTTCGGGAGAATATTAACGGCGAGATTTCCACGGAATGTGCGATGGCTTGCGGCTTTGGAATTTGTCAGGGATGTCCCGTTGAAAACAGCCACGATGAAACGAAATACCTCTTGGTATGTAAGGACGGTCCGGTCTTCAATGTGAAAGATGTAGTGCTATGAAAACGCCTGATCTTGGTGTTGAAATTGCCGGTTTGACCTTTAAAAACCCTGTACTTCTTGCGTCAGGGACTGTCGGTTACGGCTATGAAATTTCAAATTTTACCGACTTGAACAAAATCGGTGGAATTGTAACAAAATCGATAAGTTTAAAACCGCGTAAAGGGAATCCACCTCACAGAATAGTTGAGACAGCATCCGGAATGCTTAACGCAATCGGGCTAGCAAATGTTGGCGTGGAAGAATTTATCCTCGAGAAACTTCCTTTTCTTTCAAAGTACGATACCCGTGTAATTTGCAATATCGCAGCCTCATCAGTTGAGGAATATGTTGAATGCGCACGGATTCTGACACAGGAACAAACTATAGATGCCTTCGAGATAAATGTTTCATGCCCGAATGTCAAGGATGGCGGACTAATTTTTGGGAACGATCCGGGTTTTGTTGGCGAGATCACCGATAAAGTCAAAAGTGTCTCATCGAAACCTGTCATCATCAAACTATCTCCTAATAATTCCGATATTGGATTGTTTGCGAGGATAGCAAAGGAAAACGGTGCTGATGCGGTGTCTGCGATCAATACTTTAGTTGGAACAGCATTCGACATTTGGACACGCAAGCCAAAACTGTACAATATCACCGGTGGTTTGTCAGGTCCGGCAATTAAGCCGGTAGCACTTGCAAAGGTACTCGAAATAAGCAGAAAGTGCGATATTCCGATCATTGGAATTGGAGGTATTACAGGTTGGGAAGATGTTGTTGAATTTATGATAGCCGGAGCA
This genomic window from Ignavibacteria bacterium contains:
- a CDS encoding NADH-quinone oxidoreductase subunit H gives rise to the protein MTMFNLWDFLLILLYAIVPLVFIIPFALMAVFAERKISAWIQNRVGPNRTGPGGWFQTTADILKLMQKEDIVASGADKKLFLIAPIVVFLGSYAAYAALPFTSVYIGTNINLGVLFMVAISGYVVAGIVFAGWASDNKYSIMGSMRSASQLVSYEIPTLFVIISIFAVTQQFNLHELSEMQTSNIFNWGIFGFADLGFKRILLIPALFTLMIVLFISTLAEVNRTPFDLPEAESELVAGFHTEYSGMKFALFFLSEYANMFAVSALVTSFFLGGYQSPFGYLGRLLGWEWLVPVEQVFWFLSKGLILVAVQIWMRWSLPRLRMDQLMKVCWKYLIPIAFICFIYITIVMYI
- a CDS encoding NADH-quinone oxidoreductase subunit D — encoded protein: MTNKIASNLKTDEMVLNMGPQHPSTHGVLRVELKIDGEKIIHAEPHLGYLHRCFEKHCEAMTYPQVIPYVDRMDYLAAMNNELGYVIAVEKLLKIEIPERVEYIRVIMSELQRIASHLVALGTFGLDVGAFTPFLFTFRDREKILNLFEITCGARLLYNYIWVGGVSHDLHPDFLRLTKEFIEYFRPKVEELNGLLTYNKIFIERTANIGVLPVDLAVNYGVSGPSLRGSGFKWDIRKNDPYSIYNRFDFDVPVGQGLAGTLGDCWDRYYVRVLELEQSLRILEQAIEQIPEGDVTSAIPKRVKPNEGIAYARVENPKGELGYFIISKGGLQPARVKVRPPSFVNLSVFSEIATGHMVSDVVAILGSLDIVLGEIDR
- a CDS encoding NADH-quinone oxidoreductase subunit C encodes the protein MKTFEELVELLKSKFTGESDIEARKEGTEDVILVNPLIIKDVCNFLATEGELKFDSLILLSGADDENGEKIKHEDESFEIQGGTLSVYYHIESTSLVHKLTLRVSVERENPVTQSVSSVWRCADWHEREAFDMYGIIFEGHPNLIRILMPYDWEFGYPLRKDYKNPEFYHGMKVPY
- a CDS encoding NADH-quinone oxidoreductase subunit B is translated as MGVLDKEFLQENIVVTNLEALLNWARLSSIWQTTFGLACCAIEMMATSASHYDFDRFGVIPRPSPRQSDVIIISGTVTLKMATRIKRIYEQMPDPKYVISMGSCSNCGGPYWEHGYHVLKGVDRVIPVDVYVPGCPPRPEALLEGLLKLQEKIRNESLIKSA
- a CDS encoding NADH-quinone oxidoreductase subunit A gives rise to the protein MSYDLQYIVAFILIAVLFSIVAIFTAYLLRPTRPTFEKMQVYECGEETQGVPYIKYNVRFYVVALLYLVFGVELVLVIPWVAAYLNYGLFGLLLGLFFLIVLGVGIVYEWRKGDLDWFTYEDVVANQKVKDPTATVKKIEKEMV
- the alr gene encoding alanine racemase is translated as MQIRPTKALINLSNLAHNYMVISGLVQPAKIIAVVKADAYGHGAHKIVEKLITLKNPPELYAVATVEEVIDLTISFPEARFLVFEPFNLTMIKSIGKYRYEVTVSSFDQLEYIKSSGLQERLGVHIKIDTGMGRLGFKTDEVDRLLKVLPAINIISIKGVYTHFATSDEPDRKFTCLQIERFEAVLRKFKAAGIETGMVHASNSGGIFDYPQAHFDAVRPGIALYGYYKNEETSTNLGLKPVMSIVGSLSTVKRFAAGESISYGRKYILKKDSWIGSISIGYADGIRRSLGSRIYCLINGKKYSQAGTITMDRIMIDLKDDEYPIGQEVVILSDDPKSDSSCWKWCSELDTIPYEITTGISKRVPRVYES
- a CDS encoding mannose-1-phosphate guanylyltransferase, coding for MNIYAIIMAGGVGSRFWPRSREKKPKQLLNLFDDESLIRKTVTRLDGLVPSENILVITNTVQADSIAEELPWIPRENIIAEPYGRNTAACVALSAILVAKKDPEAVCFVLPADHLITNTAKFKEDLLKAANYAFNSHGLVTLGIPPSRPETGYGYIQIENNEKNPEVFKVATFAEKPNYSTAVRFLKSGDFMWNSGMFIWKASVILEEINIFLPELAKHMRDLSNYLYTNEFAEHLEKAYSQIKSISIDYGIMEKSHRVFLIKASFDWSDVGSWEEVYQLSEKDERGNAAVGEVFTNMTHDSYIYSPNKFTSVIGVDNLIIINTEDSLLVCRRDQAQEVKQIVDYLKHNNKTELL
- the rpiB gene encoding ribose 5-phosphate isomerase B codes for the protein MAIVDESQKSTGSTIAPVYNLRVIIGGDHTGFALRKIISNFLKEKGIVVEDAGSYSADACDYPDFAKEVALAVKTKGFNFGIVVDATGIPSCITANKFKGIRAATCYNEFSARSAREHNDANILALGAKTLGEETIKSIINTWLSAEFLGDRHQKRLDKISKIEELNFRS
- a CDS encoding dihydroorotate dehydrogenase electron transfer subunit — translated: MIITKVSVTSVAQLKNHIFLLKCNSSRLSSEFKAGQFANIKVSDSSFPLLRRPFSICDIDQDNICFMFTVHGEGTKNLSDKKQGDLIDVIAPLGKGFGIDEDFDHAIIIAGGIGVAPFPLLTKRLAGKKVTTFLGGRSTNDIVTYGLENMKIATDDGSMGVKGNVVDLFATHLDELRDEKMKVFACGPTPMLRVLQQLLLRENINGEISTECAMACGFGICQGCPVENSHDETKYLLVCKDGPVFNVKDVVL
- a CDS encoding dihydroorotate dehydrogenase: MKTPDLGVEIAGLTFKNPVLLASGTVGYGYEISNFTDLNKIGGIVTKSISLKPRKGNPPHRIVETASGMLNAIGLANVGVEEFILEKLPFLSKYDTRVICNIAASSVEEYVECARILTQEQTIDAFEINVSCPNVKDGGLIFGNDPGFVGEITDKVKSVSSKPVIIKLSPNNSDIGLFARIAKENGADAVSAINTLVGTAFDIWTRKPKLYNITGGLSGPAIKPVALAKVLEISRKCDIPIIGIGGITGWEDVVEFMIAGASLIQLGTINFVNPDAAEKIIPSLEEFCLKTKRTNINTIIASYEFN